DNA from Comamonas serinivorans:
GCGCCCGACATAGCCCACCTCGGTGAACTTGGTCGCCTCGACCTTCACGAACGGCGCCTGGGCCAACTTGGCCAGCCGGCGCGCGATCTCGGTCTTGCCCACCCCGGTGGGGCCAATCATGAGGATGTTCTTGGGCGTGATCTCGGCCCGCAGCTTGGGCTCGACCTGCTGGCGGCGCCAGCGGTTGCGCATGGCGATGGCCACGGCACGCTTGGCCTGCTGCTGGCCCACGATGTGGCGATCCAGCTCGGAGACGATCTCCTGAGGCGTCATGGAAGACATGAAATCCAATCAAATGAAAGGAGTATGCTGGCTTACCCGTTTTTTGATCAACGGGAGCCGAGGCATACTCTTAATGAATCCACTCAACCACACCGATCACAGCGTTTCGATGGTGTGGTTCATGTTGGTGTAAATGCAGATTTCGCCGGCGATTTCAAGCGAGCGCTTCACCACCTCGACGGCGGGCAGCTCGGTCGCCTTGACCAGCGCCACCGCCGCCGCCTGGGCGTAGGGGCCGCCGGAGCCGATCGCCACCACGCCATGCTCGGGCTCCAGCACATCGCCGTTGCCGGTGATGATGAGCGCGGCATCGCGGTTGGCCACGGCCAGCATGGCCTCGAGCTTGCGCAGCACGCGGTCCGTGCGCCATTCCTTGGTCAGCTCGATGGCCGCACGCACGAGCTGCCCCTGGTGCTTGTCGAGCTTGGCCTCGAAACGCTCGAACAGCGTGAAGGCATCGGCCGTGGCGCCGGCAAAGCCCGCCAGCACCTGGTTGTTGTGGAGTTTGCGCACCTTGCGGGCCGAGCCCTTGACCACGGTGTTGCCCAAGGTCACCTGGCCATCGCCACCGATGGCCACCTGAATGCCTTGAGGGGTTTCGCGTCGCACGCACACGATCGTGGTGCCATGAAAGGATTCCATGCCAGTCTTCACCTGAAAATGAGCAGCATATGGGGAAAGGCACCCCGTTTTTCAACGGTGCGCCACACGGCTGCATGCGCTGGCGGGGCCGAGCCCGGCAGGCGTCACTCCTGACGCACGTTGACCCGCGCCAACTCGCGAATGCCGATGATGCGGAAGAAGATGGCCACCAGGCGGTTCACGTTGTTGAACGCAATGGCCTGGCCCTTGGCCTGGTGATCGGCCACCCAGTTGAGCAAGGTGCCGGCGGCCACGAAGTCCACCCGCTGCACGTGCCGGCAGTCCACCTCGATGGTTTCGGCCACCCCGTCGACGGCCGCCAGGCCGGCAAACTGGCTGGAGGCATCGCCCAGCACCTGGCCGGCCAGGCTGGCCCGCGCCACGGTGACGTCGAGGTAAGAATCCCGGACCGCCGACTCGGTGTACCCCGGCAAAGTGGTCAGCGCGGGGGCAGGCACAGGGGCGCTCGCCGCCATGGCGACTTCGTCGACCGCGCCATCGGGTTGAATCTGCAGGCATTCGCAGCGCGGCGGCGACCAGGCGGGCGGTGACACCTCGAACGTGACGCAAAAGTTCAGCGCGTTGAGCTCGAAGTCGTCCATCAAGCCCAGGATGCGCATCATCGCCAGCCGCAGGGCCCACAGGTCCTGTGGCACCGAGGCGTCGGCCACCGGGGTCAGCTCGGTCAGCAGGCGCAGGGCGTTGTCGGCCCCCACAAAGCGCAGCTTGACCTGACGGTCATCGGCCCAGGCGTTGAGCTTGTGGGCCAGGGCCTGGGCACAGCCCGGATCGATGCGCTTGACGTAGCGCCAATCCAGCCGCCACGGCGGCTCCACGCGCTGCGGCAGCGTGTCCAGCAGCGCCAGGTTCTGCATCGACAGCGAGGAGTTCGCTGTCCAGTGCGAGGTGTTGCTGCCCGCAGGCGCGGGCTCGTCGTCCACCTGCGCACCGCGCGCCGCCAGCTGGTCGGGCACGGAATACCACACCGGGGCCGAGCGACCGAACACGGCCGCGAACTCGATGCCGACATCGTCGAAGCGCAGGTGCTGGCCCGTCGCCCGGTACAGGTCGAACAGGGTCATCCAGCTCTCGGCGCTCTCGCGCCGCCCGCCCGTGGGGCTGATCATGCGCAGCAGGGCCTCTTCGGCGGCCGTGGTTTCCCCGTTCGCATACAGGATGGCGATTTCTTCGACTTCGGGGTGGTTGACCAGCTCCGCCACCTCGAACTGCGACGACTCATAGGCGGCCGACATGCCCAGCGGCAGCAGCCCGTCGCCAAGCATGGGCTGATCCAGCGACCTGACCGCAGGGGTTGGGACTGGCGCCGGCATGGGCGGTACCGGCCGCTGGATGGCCGAGGGCGGCACCTCCAGCGTCTGCGTGGGGGCAAACGCGGCCGGGTCCACGCCCTCGTCCGCACGCGCAACCACTTCGGGCTGCTGCACCGAGTCGCGCGCCGACTCCAGCGTGCCTTGCCGCGTCTGCAGGGCCCGGGCCTTCAGGGCCGCACCCTGGCTCTTGAACCACTGGCTGGCCATCTGGGCCTCGATGACGGCGATTTTCTCGAGCGTGTTCTGCTTGTCGCCGTCCGACTCGGCCGGCTCGCTGCTGGGGAAGAACGAGGGGCTGAGCATGGCCTGCGGCGGATCGATTTCCTTGTTGCGCAGCTTGCGCAAGGTGTCGAACTCGCGTTTGCGCACGAAGTCGTTCTGGCGCTTGCGCTCCAGCATCTCGCGCAGCTGCTGCTTGGAGGCCTCTTCCTCGAGGTCGGAACGCGCGGCATCTGCCGTTTCCAGATCGGCCCAGTCGGTGCGCGGGTTGCGCACGAACTTCACCATCTTGGACAACAACCCACTGCTGCTTTCTTTGCTCATGAAACACCCTCGCACGCCGGCATTCGCAAACACGACCCCACAGGCCCTGATCGGCAAGGTCCGTGGCCCTCCAGGGGGCAGCCCGCGCGTCTGGGGCGAGCCGCCCCGTGTCCCATCAGTCTCCGAACATCTTCTGCTTGAGTTCCCGGCGCTGTTGCGCCTCGAGCGACAAGGTGGCCGTCGGGCGGGCCAGCAGGCGGCCCACACCGATGGGTTCACCGGTCTCATCGCAATAGCCGTATTCACCGGCGTCGATGAGGGCGATGGACTGCTCGATCTTCTTGAGCAGCTTGCGCTCGCGGTCGCGCGTGCGCAGCTCCAGCGCATGCTCTTCCTCGATGGTGGCACGATCGGCCGGATCGGGCACCACCACCGTTTCCTCGCGCAGGTTCTCGGTGGTCTGGCCCGCGTTGGCCAGGATGCCGTCCTTGAGCTCGATGAGCTTGCGCCGGAAGAACGCCAACTGCTTGTCGTTCATGTACTCATCGTCGGGCATGGCCAAGACCTCGGCGTCGGTCAACTCGTCGGCCGATTTGGTCTTCCAGTTGTTGGCCAACTTGGGGTCTTTTTTGACGGGAGCGTGGATTGCGTTCACGGGCATGGCTGGTTGGGTTGACGGAAAGATCGCCGGGCCCGTTGGGGGGCTGGTTGGCGTCTTGCTGGATTCACGCTCAATCACGACCGCGCTCGGCGTGGATTGCTCGGACACAGACCAGGCGGCCTGCTGTTCTCAACGATCCGGTGCCCGGGGACCCTCTGCATGCAACAGCGGTGTTC
Protein-coding regions in this window:
- the dksA gene encoding RNA polymerase-binding protein DksA, with protein sequence MPVNAIHAPVKKDPKLANNWKTKSADELTDAEVLAMPDDEYMNDKQLAFFRRKLIELKDGILANAGQTTENLREETVVVPDPADRATIEEEHALELRTRDRERKLLKKIEQSIALIDAGEYGYCDETGEPIGVGRLLARPTATLSLEAQQRRELKQKMFGD
- a CDS encoding STAS domain-containing protein, which translates into the protein MSKESSSGLLSKMVKFVRNPRTDWADLETADAARSDLEEEASKQQLREMLERKRQNDFVRKREFDTLRKLRNKEIDPPQAMLSPSFFPSSEPAESDGDKQNTLEKIAVIEAQMASQWFKSQGAALKARALQTRQGTLESARDSVQQPEVVARADEGVDPAAFAPTQTLEVPPSAIQRPVPPMPAPVPTPAVRSLDQPMLGDGLLPLGMSAAYESSQFEVAELVNHPEVEEIAILYANGETTAAEEALLRMISPTGGRRESAESWMTLFDLYRATGQHLRFDDVGIEFAAVFGRSAPVWYSVPDQLAARGAQVDDEPAPAGSNTSHWTANSSLSMQNLALLDTLPQRVEPPWRLDWRYVKRIDPGCAQALAHKLNAWADDRQVKLRFVGADNALRLLTELTPVADASVPQDLWALRLAMMRILGLMDDFELNALNFCVTFEVSPPAWSPPRCECLQIQPDGAVDEVAMAASAPVPAPALTTLPGYTESAVRDSYLDVTVARASLAGQVLGDASSQFAGLAAVDGVAETIEVDCRHVQRVDFVAAGTLLNWVADHQAKGQAIAFNNVNRLVAIFFRIIGIRELARVNVRQE
- the hslV gene encoding ATP-dependent protease subunit HslV; translated protein: MESFHGTTIVCVRRETPQGIQVAIGGDGQVTLGNTVVKGSARKVRKLHNNQVLAGFAGATADAFTLFERFEAKLDKHQGQLVRAAIELTKEWRTDRVLRKLEAMLAVANRDAALIITGNGDVLEPEHGVVAIGSGGPYAQAAAVALVKATELPAVEVVKRSLEIAGEICIYTNMNHTIETL